The proteins below come from a single Burkholderia sp. PAMC 26561 genomic window:
- a CDS encoding ABC transporter ATP-binding protein, whose translation MSTASYALDVEIHNAGKSFGAFRALDNVSIKVRAGTVHALLGENGAGKSTLVKGLVGYGVLDEGQISVGNREVHITSPRDAQALGIGMVYQHFTLAAGLSVEENLLLARGRLPWKIDWKAERAALETFMKSMPFRLPLDAPVSGLAAGEKQKLEILKQLYLKQRFLILDEPTSVLTPQEADEVLGLMRDLTTRGELTVLMITHKFREVMAYADDVTVLRKGRQVGSGAVSGTNRDALAALMMGADETRDHAVMEAVTAERVARKPVDAAAQIRLAIRTLSVDDDRGHAAVKHASLQVRAGEILGIAGVSGNGQKELVEALVGQRRVKAGEMEIDGRAYRATREEMTQRRVFAIPEEPLKNACVASMSVAQNLALRDFDRAPLRRGGWRLDRRAMRDRAAQLIGEFNVRPPLPERAIGTLSGGNVQRAVLARELGQPVDVLIVANPVFGLDFASVADIHARIMAARDAGAAVLLVSEDLDELLELADRIAVIAEGELVFETSAANADRATLGHYMAGHGDTVAQNVPAAEPLKEVIE comes from the coding sequence ATGTCCACTGCATCGTATGCGCTCGACGTGGAGATCCACAACGCCGGCAAATCCTTCGGCGCATTTCGCGCGCTCGACAATGTATCGATCAAGGTTCGCGCGGGCACTGTCCACGCGTTGCTCGGCGAAAACGGTGCGGGCAAGAGCACGCTCGTGAAGGGACTGGTGGGTTACGGCGTGCTCGATGAAGGGCAGATCTCGGTAGGCAATCGCGAGGTTCATATTACGTCGCCGCGTGATGCACAGGCACTGGGTATCGGCATGGTGTATCAGCATTTCACGCTGGCTGCGGGTTTGTCGGTGGAAGAGAACCTGTTGCTGGCGCGCGGCCGCCTGCCCTGGAAAATCGACTGGAAAGCAGAACGCGCGGCACTCGAAACGTTCATGAAGAGCATGCCGTTCCGCCTGCCCCTCGATGCACCGGTGTCGGGCCTCGCGGCCGGGGAAAAGCAGAAGCTGGAGATCCTCAAGCAGTTGTATTTGAAGCAGCGTTTCCTGATCCTCGATGAACCCACCTCCGTCCTCACGCCGCAGGAAGCCGACGAAGTGCTTGGGCTGATGCGCGACCTGACCACGCGCGGCGAGCTGACTGTATTGATGATCACGCACAAGTTCCGCGAAGTGATGGCCTACGCCGACGACGTGACCGTGCTGCGCAAAGGGCGTCAGGTTGGATCGGGCGCGGTGTCGGGCACGAACCGCGACGCGCTGGCCGCGCTGATGATGGGCGCCGATGAAACCCGCGACCACGCCGTGATGGAGGCGGTCACCGCCGAACGGGTCGCACGCAAACCGGTGGACGCTGCAGCGCAGATTCGCCTGGCAATCAGGACGCTTTCCGTCGACGATGATCGCGGCCACGCCGCGGTCAAACATGCGTCGCTGCAGGTTCGTGCGGGAGAGATACTCGGCATTGCGGGAGTATCGGGGAATGGTCAGAAGGAACTGGTCGAAGCGCTTGTCGGGCAACGCCGCGTGAAGGCCGGTGAGATGGAAATCGACGGCCGCGCGTATCGGGCGACACGTGAAGAGATGACGCAACGGCGCGTGTTCGCGATTCCCGAGGAGCCGCTCAAGAATGCGTGCGTGGCGAGCATGAGCGTCGCGCAAAACCTTGCGCTTCGGGACTTTGATCGCGCGCCGCTGCGCCGTGGCGGATGGCGTCTCGACCGCCGCGCGATGCGCGATCGTGCAGCCCAGCTCATTGGTGAATTCAACGTGCGGCCGCCGCTTCCTGAACGCGCCATCGGCACGCTCTCGGGCGGCAACGTGCAGCGCGCGGTGCTGGCTCGCGAACTGGGTCAACCCGTCGACGTACTGATCGTCGCGAATCCGGTGTTTGGTCTCGACTTTGCATCGGTGGCTGACATTCACGCACGCATCATGGCCGCACGCGACGCCGGCGCGGCGGTCCTGCTGGTCAGCGAGGACCTCGACGAATTGCTGGAACTGGCGGACCGTATCGCGGTGATCGCGGAAGGCGAACTCGTGTTCGAGACATCCGCTGCAAACGCAGATCGCGCGACGCTCGGTCATTACATGGCGGGACATGGCGATACGGTCGCGCAAAACGTGCCTGCAGCCGAACCTTTGAAGGAGGTCATTGAATGA